The proteins below are encoded in one region of Phaseolus vulgaris cultivar G19833 chromosome 1, P. vulgaris v2.0, whole genome shotgun sequence:
- the LOC137815342 gene encoding uncharacterized protein, which produces MQELLQKGVIDQLRQDEERKRREEERQQHAEEIAQLKEQNKRLLDRLEQSEREGHSRAPSPSPFQSGTRTIAQAIPHTSLVQHTHQSVNPVTPNKVANPKGHPFTDDIIATPLPDKWRGLTINLYDGSTDPDEHLNIFRTQMTLYTTDRTVWCKVFPTSLREGPLGWFSDLPPNSITSFDALELKFTTQYATSRPHRTSSMSLLNVKQERGESLRTFMNRFSKVCMNIRNLNPEIAMHHLVSAILPGRFTESLIKRPPCNMDELRTRATKFMQIEEHIDYHRKTYAENTDKSKGIRPPTVPTDRERHRPNRGPRFHNYTPLIVPRGKVLDEALQIELIPTLRPSQTPPNADTSKRCQYHRNYGHTTEGCQTLKDKIEELVQAGHLRKFVKTTITAPRSPQRDHDPRERSGRRDDRTRDNHYRSNRRKRSESPIRRTRPKSESPERRSRTKQKVRTVINTIAGPVSLGQPPQEISYIAGGFAGGGCSNSARKKHLRAIQSVHSTPTQRRPHIPPITFTDEDFTAIDPSQDDPMVITVEIDKFAIAKVLVDQGSSVDILYWETFKKMKIPEAEIQPYNEQIVGFSGERVDTKGFIDLYTTFGDDYLSKTINIRYLLVNANTSYNILLGRPSINRLKAIVSTPHLAMKFPSVNGDIATVHVDQKTARECYVASLKVEPTRRLYTTSAERTTERRGRSTE; this is translated from the coding sequence ATGCAGGAGTTACTCCAAAAAGGAGTCATCGATCAACTTCGCCAGgatgaagaaaggaaaagacGAGAAGAAGAGCGTCAACAACACGCAGAGGAGATAGCACAATTGAAAGAACAGAACAAGAGATTGTTGGATAGACTTGAGCAATCTGAACGCGAAGGGCATTCACGTGCACCTTCTCCATCACCGTTCCAATCAGGAACAAGAACAATAGCCCAGGCTATACCTCACACGTCACTCGTTCAACACACCCATCAGAGTGTAAATCCAGTAACCCCAAACAAGGTAGCAAACCCGAAAGGCCATCCGTTCACTGATGACATCATAGCCACTCCTCTCCCTGACAAGTGGAGGGGCTTAACGATAAACCTTTATGACGGTTCCACAGACCCAGACGAACATCTGAATATATTTAGAACTCAAATGACCCTTTACACAACCGACCGAACGGTATGGTGTAAAGTCTTCCCCACCTCTCTCAGGGAAGGCCCCCTTGGATGGTTTTCGGACCTTCCACCCAATTCCATTACAAGCTTCGACGCTTTGGAATTGAAGTTCACCACGCAATACGCCACAAGTAGACCTCATCGGACATCCTCCATGTCTCTTCTAAATGTCAAACAAGAAAGGGGAGAATCATTGAGAACATTCATGaacagatttagcaaagtgtgtATGAACATTCGTAATCTTAATCCAGAAATAGCCATGCATCATTTGGTCTCGGCCATACTACCAGGAAGGTTCACTGAAAGCCTTATCAAACGACCTCCGTGCAATATGGATGAATTAAGAACAAGAGCAACAAAGTTCATGCAGATAGAAGAACATATTGACTATCATCGAAAAACTTATGCTGAGAACACGGACAAGAGCAAAGGGATTCGTCCCCCCACAGTACCGACCGACCGAGAACGACATCGCCCCAATAGGGGACCCCGTTTCCACAACTACACTCCCTTGATTGTACCAAGGGGTAAGGTTCTCGACGAAGCACTGCAGATTGAATTGATTCCGACATTGAGGCCATCACAAACCCCTCCCAATGCCGACACCAGTAAACGTTGCCAATACCATCGTAACTATGGCCACACGACCGAAGGATGCCAAACActgaaagataaaattgaagagCTCGTCCAGGCCGGTCATCTGCGCAAGTTCGTGAAAACCACCATCACTGCACCCAGGTCACCCCAGCGTGATCATGATCCCCGCGAACGTTCGGGACGAAGAGACGACCGGACCCGTGACAACCACTATCGTTCaaacagaagaaaaagaagcgAAAGTCCGATCAGACGAACGAGGCCTAAAAGCGAAAGCCCTGAACGTAGAAGTCGAACTAAACAAAAAGTTCGCACAGTCATCAATACAATCGCTGGACCGGTGTCGCTCGGTCAGCCCCCTCAAGAAATTAGTTACATTGCAGGTGGCTTTGCGGGTGGAGGATGCTCTAATTCAGCAAGAAAAAAACATTTGAGAGCAATTCAATCCGTTCATTCGACTCCCACACAACGCCGACCGCATATACCACCAATCACTTTCACTGACGAAGACTTCACAGCAATCGATCCATCTCAAGATGACCCCATGGTAATAACTGTGGAGATAGATAAATTTGCAATTGCAAAAGTTTTGGTAGATCAGGGTAGCTCGGTCGACATCCTATATTGGGAAACGTTTAAGAAGATGAAGATTCCAGAAGCAGAGATACAACCCTACAACGAGCAGATAGTTGGTTTCTCAGGGGAAAGAGTGGATACGAAAGGATTTATCGATCTATACACCACGTTCGGGGATGATTACCTCAGCAAGACCATCAACATACGATATCTACTCGTTAATGCCAATACATCGTACAATATTTTGCTCGGTCGACCATCTATCAACAGATTGAAAGCCATTGTCTCAACTCCTCATTTAGCTATGAAGTTCCCCTCGGTCAATGGAGATATAGCAACCGTGCATGTAGACCAGAAGACAGCACGAGAGTGTTATGTAGCTAGCCTGAAGGTGGAGCCGACCCGAAGGCTTTATACCACGTCAGCCGAACGGACCACAGAGCGAAGAGGTCGGTCAACAGAATGA
- the LOC137816552 gene encoding strigolactone esterase RMS3, with amino-acid sequence MGSSILDALNVRVEGTGDKYLVLAHGFGTDQSAWQRVLPYFTRHYSVILYDLVCAGSVNPDHFDYRRYTTLDAYVDDLLNILEALRVPRCAYVGHSISAMIGMLASIRRPELFSKLILIGASPRFLNDKDYHGGFEQGEIEQVFSAMEANYEAWVNGFAPLAVGADVPTAVREFSRTLFNMRPDISLFVSRTVFNSDLRGILGLVSVPCCIMQTARDMSVPETVAKYMKEHIGGKSTIQWLDTDGHLPHLSAPSYLARQLEIALSQ; translated from the exons ATGGGGAGTTCCATTCTGGACGCCCTCAACGTGCGCGTGGAGGGCACCGGCGACAAGTACCTCGTCCTGGCACACGGTTTCGGCACGGACCAGTCGGCGTGGCAGCGCGTGCTCCCCTACTTCACGCGCCACTACAGCGTCATTCTCTACGACCTGGTGTGCGCCGGCAGCGTCAACCCCGACCACTTCGACTACCGCCGCTACACCACCCTTGACGCCTACGTCGACGACCTCCTCAACATCCTCGAGGCCCTCCGCGTCCCCCGCTGCGCCTACGTCGGCCACTCCATCTCCGCCATGATCGGCATGCTCGCCTCCATCCGCCGCCCCGAACTCTTCTCCAAACTCATCCTCATCGGCGCCTCCCCCAG ATTTCTGAACGACAAGGACTACCACGGGGGATTCGAGCAGGGAGAGATCGAGCAGGTGTTCTCGGCAATGGAGGCCAACTACGAGGCGTGGGTGAACGGCTTCGCGCCGCTGGCGGTGGGGGCGGACGTGCCGACGGCGGTGCGGGAGTTTTCCCGGACGCTGTTCAACATGCGGCCGGACATCTCGCTGTTCGTGTCGCGCACGGTTTTCAACAGCGACCTGAGGGGAATTCTGGGTCTGGTGAGCGTGCCCTGTTGCATCATGCAAACGGCACGTGACATGTCCGTGCCTGAAACCGTGGCCAAGTACATGAAGGAGCACATCGGCGGAAAAAGCACCATCCAGTGGCTGGACACGGACGGCCACCTCCCTCACCTGAGCGCCCCCTCCTACCTGGCCCGGCAGTTGGAGATTGCACTGTCGCAGTAG